TGGATGCTAGCTTCTGACGAAGGGGGCGCACCGAAGGCAGCGGTATTTCAGCCTGAGGCCTATCGCGGGCAATCGCTAGGAGCCCAGGTGCTCAATCTGTTGCGGCAGGCGGCCGGGGGAGGCTTCAGGCCGGAACAAGGTCTCTTGCTGACGAAAACGGCCTATGACCGGCTCGGCGGCCACGATGCCAAGAGCGCCGCTCCGGAAGCGCAGCTGATTCGAAAGATCGGCCGCAAGCACATCGCCGTCCTGCACGCGGGGATCAGCGGTAGCCAGTGATATTCCAAGATAGTTGACTCCGTCAAGCAATTGGTTGACACTGTCAAATATCAACTTCGCGATGTCAGCCATGTTGGATTCAAGCTTCGAACAGCGTGTCACTGCGGTTCGACGATTCTCGCGCTTCTACACACGCCAGATCGGGTTGTTGCAGGACGGCCTTCTGGACACGCCGTTTTCGCTGACACAGGCGCGCGTGCTCTACGAGTTGGCGCAGCAGCAAACATGTACCGCCACCGAACTCGCTGCGGCTTTAGGTCTCGATCATGGTTATCTCAGCCGCATTCTCCGTCTCTTTGACGAGCGCGGCCTGGTCGCGAAGCGACGGGGAAACGAGGATGGGCGGCAGGTCGTCCTGTCTTTGACGACCAAAGGGCGGCTGGCCATTGCCAAGCTCGATCAACTTTCCCAACACGAGATGGGGACGATGCTCGGCAAGCTCGGTGAGACCGAACAAATCCGCGTCGTCGCAGCCATGGACACGATCGAGCGCCTGATCGGGCCCAACACAGACGATGCGCCGGCATTCTTACTCCGGGAGCATCGGCCGGGCGACATGGGGTGGGTGGTCGCGCGGCACGGCGCGCTTTATCCGGCCGAATATGGCTGGGACAACCATATCGAAGCGCTGACGGCGGAGATCGTCGCGGGCTTCCTGAAGAATTTCGACCCTGCGCGTGAGCGGTGCTGGATCGCCGAGATGGATGGTGAACCGGTCGGCTCGATTTTTCTTGTGCGCGACTCAGATGCGGTTGCGCGGGTGCGTTTGCTGATCGTCGATCCGAAGGCGAGGGGTCTTGGCATCGGCCGCAGACTGGTTGAGGAGGCGATCGCCTTCGCCCGGACGGCTGGTTACAGCAGCATCACATTGTGGACCCACAAAGTGTTGACGGCGGCGCGCATGATCTATGTCAAGGCGGGCTTCAAGCTTGTCGAAGAATGGGTCCACGATGAATTCGGCAAGCCGGAAACGAGCGAGACATGGCAGCTCGACCTGCGCGGTGATTCGTCAAGCGGTGGTCGATGAAAGTCTTTATTGATGAGTGATGAGTTCCCCGTCACGGCGCAGGCCGCAGCCGAGCGCCGTGTAAAGATCACCGCTGCCATCCAGGCCGAGACGGGTATCGACGAGGCGATGATCGAAAAGCTGGTGCGCGGCTTCTATGATCGCGTGCGCAATGATGATTTGCTCGGGCCGGTCTTCGCGTCGAGAATTTCAGATTGGGAGCCGCATCTTCAGCAGATGTTTGCGTTCTGGTCGTCGGTCGCGCTCATGAGCGGCCGTTATCATGGCCAGCCGATGCGGAAACATCTGCGGCTCCCGGTCGACGGCAGGCACTTCGATCGCTGGCTGGCCTTGTTCGAGCAGACGGCACGCGATCTGTGTCCATCCAAGGCGGCCGATCATTTCATCGAACGCGCGCATCGGATCGCCGAAAGTATCGAGCTTGGGGTGGCTGGTGCGAACGGCATCATGCTTCGTCCCGGCGAAAGATTGGTCCGCGAAAACCTGCCTGAGCAATAGCCGCAAAACACATAGTGCGGCTCCTCCCTTCAAGAGGAGCCGCTGTTGTTGTCACGTCGTGCTTACCCCGGCCGAGGTCAGCTTATGACGTTAAGCGTCTCGTTGTTCGGCACCGCAGTGTCGTTCGACCGTTGCTGTTCGGTTTCGGGCGACACGTGATGCTCGCTGTCGGCATGCTCAGACTCTGCCGGCAATTGCAGCACGGTGGCGCGCAGTCTCTCCCGAAGCATCGTGACCAGCACGACCTCTCCGTTCGGGAATTCCAGCGCGTCGTGATGCGTGTTTGGCCGGTTCATATTGATCTGCCGGAAACGTGCAACACGGTGACGGATTGTAGCATAGCCGAGCCGCGGCGGGATCAGGCCGAAGCCCTGCGAGTAGCTCACGTCCTGGTCGAATGCGATTTCCGTTCCAGGGCGCAAGCAGACAGCGACATCCGGTTCATCAATGGCCGCAAAGCCATTGGTGATCGAATGAGCGAAGGTTGTAGTGACAATTTTGTCGCCGACTTTCGCCGGCCTCGAGGCGACGTTGTGCAGACTATAGTCACACATCGAAGACATCCTTCTTGCTGCGAACAGCCGATTGGTTGTCCTATGATATGAATATTGGGCGACAGCTGCGGCGATGTTATGTCGTGCAAGAAATAAAAATCGAACATCACCGGATGGTGAAGGCCTGCCAAACGAATGGCGTGAACGGCAGCGCAACATGAAGAGAATATTTTTATCGGAAAACGAGAGACTTGTGCTCTCAGTCGTTTTCCTCAACGATTATCCCTTGGCCTTGCCCCGGCGCAGGTGCTCGTCCAGCCGCGGCATGATCTCCACGAAATTGCACGGGCGGTAGCGATAATCGAGCTGATGCAAAAGGATGCCGTCCCACGCATCTTTGCAGGCCCCGGGTGATCCCGGCACGCAGAAAATATAAGTCGCACCGGCAACACCTGCTGTGGCGCGGGTCTGGATCGCCGATGTGCCGATTTTCGCATGGCTGATCATCAGGAACATCGTGGCGAATCCATCCATCCGTTTTTCGAATAGCGGTTCAATGGCTTCCGGCGTCACATCGCGGCCGGTAAAGCCGGTGCCACCGGTAGTGATCACGGCATCGATGCCGGGCTCGGCAATCCAGGCCCGCACCTGTGCGCGAATCTTATCGACGTCGTCGGTCACGATCGCCCGCGCCGCAAGCGTGTGACCGGCAGCCTGAAGGCGTTCGACGAGTGTTGCGCCTGACGTGTCGTCGGCCATGTCACGGGTGTCGGACACCGTCAGGATGGCGATATTGAGTGGAATGAAATTTCGAGTTTCGTCGATGCCAGGCATTTGCACTCTCATAACCCTGCCGGCAGCAGAGTGTGAAAGCGAGTGCTGCCGGGCCGGTTTCAATAATAGTAACGATAAGAAGGGGCCCGATTCTGCGGAGCATCATTGCATGCCGCGCAGAGCCCGAGGACTCGATCGCTAGAGATTAGCCGTTCTGAATGTGTCGCAGGCTGACACCTTGCCACTCTCAAGACCGATCTTGAACCAGCGCACCCGCTGCTCGGATGATCCATGCGTGAAGGAATCGGGGACTACCCGTCCGCCCGCCTGGCGCTGCAGGCGGTCATCGCCGATCGCCGATGCGATGCCGAGCGCGCCTTCGACGTCGCCCGGTTCAAGGAAGTTCACCTTGCGTTGCGCCTGATTGGCCCAGACGCCGCCGAGGCAGTCGGCCTGCAATTCAACCCGAACCTGGATGTTGTTCGCCTGCGCCCTGCTGCCGGCCGCCTGCTGCATCTGCTGTGCCCGCGGCAGGATACCGAGCAGGTTCTGCACATGATGGCCGATCTCATGAGCAATCACGTAAGCCTGCGCAAACTGGCATTGCTTGCCGGTGCAGGCGCGGAATTTCTGCTCCATGTCGCGGAAAAAAGAGGTGTCGAGGAAGACCCGCCGGTCCGGCGGGCAATAGAACGGACCCATCGCCGACTGGGCCATGCCGCATTGGCCGGCGCTGGTTGCCCCCGAATACAGGCGCAGCCGCGGCACGCGATAGGTCTGGCCGTTGGCAGCGAAAATATCGGTCCAGACGTCTTCGGTCGAACCGAGCACGGCAGCAACAAACTGACCCATCTGGTCGGTTGGCGTGCCTCTCTGCGCCGGCGGCGCTTGCGTTTCGATCTGCTGGCCGGGGCCGCCGGTAAAGATTTCTGCGCCGCCGATCAGGATGCGCGGATCGATGCCGAGCGCCCAGCCGATCAGGCCGAGAATGATGATCGTGCCGATGCCAAGCCCGCCGCCAGGCATTGAAAAGCCGCCACCGCCGCCGCCGCTATCGCCGCGAACGTCTTCGACATTGTCGCTGCGGCGAAAATCTTCCCAACGCATCGTTATTCTCCTCGGCTGGCCGCAGTCTCGCTGATCGAATCACGTCCGTCCACGGCGGAATCTTCGTAACGGCTCACGCAAGTCGTTACCAAATGGTTGTTATTGGGAACGAACACAGAAGTTGCAAAGTGTCTGAAAATTAAAAGGTTTTTTACCTTGCTGGACCAAGATGCAGACATGTCGGTTGTAGGTCCCGCGTCACCGACCGCGTCACCAGAGTCAGAGTACTGAGTCATGGTAGAGTCGCGTCGCGGGGCGTCCCATCGGACGCCCCGTCTGACTCCCAATAATCATGAGAGTGCCCGCATCCTTGTGGGTGATTGCGTCGCTCAAATGGCGACGTTGCCGGCCGAAAGCGTCGATCTCGTTTTCGCCGACCCTCCATACAATCTGCAGCTTCAGAACGATCTGAGGCGGCCGGACGATTCCAAGGTCGACGGTGTCACCGACGACTGGGATAAGTTCGGTTCGTTTAAGGAATATGACGAATTCACGCACGCGTGGCTGAAAGCCTGCAAGCGCGTGATGAAGCCGTCCGCCACGCTGTGGGTGATCGGCTCGTACCACAACATTTTTCGCGTCGGCGCGATTCTGCAGGATCTGGACTTCTGGATTCTCAATGACGTGGTGTGGCGCAAATCCAATCCGATGCCGAATTTTCGCGGCCGCCGGTTCACCAATGCGCACGAGACGATGATCTGGGCCTCGCGCGATCCGGGCGGCAAGGGCTACACCTTCAACTATGAAGCGCTCAAAGCCGGCAACGACGATGTCCAGGTGCGGTCCGACTGGACCTTCCCGCTCTGCACTGGCGACGAGCGACTTAAGAACAGCGACGGCAAGAAACTGCATCCGACCCAGAAGCCGGAAGCCTTGCTGGCGCGCGTGATTCTCTCTGCCTCGCGTCCTGACGATCTGGTCATCGATCCGTTCAGCGGTACCGGCACGACCGGGGCCGTCGCCAAGAAACTCGGCCGCCGGTTCATCGGCTTCGAGCGCGATCCGGATTATGCCAAGGCGGCGATAAAGCGCATCAATGCCGTCGCGCCGCTCGAAGCGCCGTCGATTGCGCCATTCGTGACGGCGCGCGAGGCGCAGCGCGTGCCGTTCTCGGCTTTGATCGAGCGCGGCTTCATCTCGCCGGGCGCCAATCTTGTCGATTCGAAAAAGCGGCATAAGGCTCTGGTTCGGGCCGACGGTGCGGTGATGCTGGGCGAAAAGGTCGGCTCGATCCATCGCATCGGCGCACTGGCGCAGGGGCTCGAAGCCTGTAACGGCTGGACTTTCTGGCACGTGGAAACCCGAAAAGGCCTGCTGCCGATCGATGACTTGCGCGCCAAGGTGCGTGCGGAGATGAACTAAAGGCTTTCAGGCCCAGTCATCGCTGCACTGCCTCCTCTCATCACTATGAAAAAAGCGAGCCGGGCGATTTGTCCGGCTCGCTTTTTTCTTTTCGGTGTCAGTCGCGTTTCGGCCCATTGCCTGCGCCGCCAGTGTAGCGCGACAGGATGCTGACGATCATCAGGCCGCCGATGACGGTGACGTGTTCGGTGGCGACGTGAAATG
The genomic region above belongs to Pseudorhodoplanes sinuspersici and contains:
- a CDS encoding site-specific DNA-methyltransferase, with the protein product MVESRRGASHRTPRLTPNNHESARILVGDCVAQMATLPAESVDLVFADPPYNLQLQNDLRRPDDSKVDGVTDDWDKFGSFKEYDEFTHAWLKACKRVMKPSATLWVIGSYHNIFRVGAILQDLDFWILNDVVWRKSNPMPNFRGRRFTNAHETMIWASRDPGGKGYTFNYEALKAGNDDVQVRSDWTFPLCTGDERLKNSDGKKLHPTQKPEALLARVILSASRPDDLVIDPFSGTGTTGAVAKKLGRRFIGFERDPDYAKAAIKRINAVAPLEAPSIAPFVTAREAQRVPFSALIERGFISPGANLVDSKKRHKALVRADGAVMLGEKVGSIHRIGALAQGLEACNGWTFWHVETRKGLLPIDDLRAKVRAEMN
- a CDS encoding bifunctional helix-turn-helix transcriptional regulator/GNAT family N-acetyltransferase — encoded protein: MLDSSFEQRVTAVRRFSRFYTRQIGLLQDGLLDTPFSLTQARVLYELAQQQTCTATELAAALGLDHGYLSRILRLFDERGLVAKRRGNEDGRQVVLSLTTKGRLAIAKLDQLSQHEMGTMLGKLGETEQIRVVAAMDTIERLIGPNTDDAPAFLLREHRPGDMGWVVARHGALYPAEYGWDNHIEALTAEIVAGFLKNFDPARERCWIAEMDGEPVGSIFLVRDSDAVARVRLLIVDPKARGLGIGRRLVEEAIAFARTAGYSSITLWTHKVLTAARMIYVKAGFKLVEEWVHDEFGKPETSETWQLDLRGDSSSGGR
- the moaB gene encoding molybdenum cofactor biosynthesis protein B, which gives rise to MPGIDETRNFIPLNIAILTVSDTRDMADDTSGATLVERLQAAGHTLAARAIVTDDVDKIRAQVRAWIAEPGIDAVITTGGTGFTGRDVTPEAIEPLFEKRMDGFATMFLMISHAKIGTSAIQTRATAGVAGATYIFCVPGSPGACKDAWDGILLHQLDYRYRPCNFVEIMPRLDEHLRRGKAKG
- a CDS encoding group III truncated hemoglobin, coding for MSDEFPVTAQAAAERRVKITAAIQAETGIDEAMIEKLVRGFYDRVRNDDLLGPVFASRISDWEPHLQQMFAFWSSVALMSGRYHGQPMRKHLRLPVDGRHFDRWLALFEQTARDLCPSKAADHFIERAHRIAESIELGVAGANGIMLRPGERLVRENLPEQ
- the ypfJ gene encoding KPN_02809 family neutral zinc metallopeptidase, with the protein product MRWEDFRRSDNVEDVRGDSGGGGGGFSMPGGGLGIGTIIILGLIGWALGIDPRILIGGAEIFTGGPGQQIETQAPPAQRGTPTDQMGQFVAAVLGSTEDVWTDIFAANGQTYRVPRLRLYSGATSAGQCGMAQSAMGPFYCPPDRRVFLDTSFFRDMEQKFRACTGKQCQFAQAYVIAHEIGHHVQNLLGILPRAQQMQQAAGSRAQANNIQVRVELQADCLGGVWANQAQRKVNFLEPGDVEGALGIASAIGDDRLQRQAGGRVVPDSFTHGSSEQRVRWFKIGLESGKVSACDTFRTANL